From Crassaminicella indica, one genomic window encodes:
- a CDS encoding LysM peptidoglycan-binding domain-containing protein, translating into MVFSSLGRFRIDTYTVKVGDTLWSISKSFNITVDELVQLNGLQGSLIYKGQILKIM; encoded by the coding sequence ATGGTATTTAGTAGCTTAGGTAGGTTTCGTATTGATACTTATACTGTAAAGGTAGGAGATACTCTATGGTCTATATCAAAATCATTTAATATAACAGTTGATGAACTAGTGCAATTGAATGGTTTGCAGGGTAGCTTGATCTATAAAGGTCAAATATTAAAAATTATGTAG
- a CDS encoding IS3 family transposase (programmed frameshift), translating to MARGQKRYTDEFKKTIVELYNSGKSLAELNNEYAVSKSTMTGWIKKNKPVVVDKDNTITASEYKDLLKKNAKLEEEIEILKKGYGHIRKEVGSIFEFITNNKKYHDIKLMCKVLKVCRSSYYKYLKKKPSNRELENKKIEKEILNIYKESRNRYGAPKINESLKALGITISLKRTQRLMKKLGIRSIITRKFRPMLSRKKIVEKENILNRYFEATTINKKWVTDITYIHTIKDGWCYLASVMDLYSKKIIGYAMSKTIDTDLALQAVKNAIKLQKPNSPLILHSDLGCQYTSYAFKEYIEKTKIISHSFSAKGCPYDNACIESFHASLKKEEVHLVKYLDYDTARLAIFEYIESWYNRKRIHSSIGYISPQKCEELARKIS from the exons ATGGCTAGAGGTCAAAAGAGATATACAGATGAATTCAAGAAAACAATTGTAGAACTTTATAATTCTGGAAAGAGCCTGGCAGAGTTAAATAACGAATATGCCGTATCAAAATCAACAATGACTGGGTGGATAAAGAAAAATAAACCTGTGGTAGTAGATAAAGATAATACTATAACTGCGTCAGAGTATAAGGATTTACTTAAGAAAAATGCAAAACTTGAAGAGGAAATTGAAATATTAAAAAAGG GCTATGGGCATATTCGCAAGGAAGTAGGTAGCATATTTGAATTCATAACTAATAACAAAAAATATCATGATATTAAGCTAATGTGCAAGGTTTTAAAGGTATGTAGAAGCTCCTATTACAAGTATTTAAAGAAAAAACCAAGTAATAGAGAGCTAGAGAATAAAAAGATAGAGAAAGAAATACTAAATATTTATAAAGAAAGTAGAAATCGCTATGGAGCACCTAAAATAAATGAATCACTGAAAGCCCTGGGTATAACTATTAGCTTAAAGAGAACTCAACGTTTAATGAAAAAATTAGGTATAAGGTCTATAATAACAAGGAAATTTAGGCCTATGCTTTCAAGAAAGAAAATAGTAGAAAAAGAAAACATTTTAAATAGATACTTCGAAGCAACCACCATTAATAAAAAATGGGTAACGGATATTACATATATCCACACAATCAAAGACGGTTGGTGCTACTTAGCTTCAGTTATGGATTTATATAGTAAGAAAATAATAGGATATGCTATGTCTAAAACTATTGATACCGATTTGGCACTACAAGCAGTAAAAAATGCTATTAAATTACAGAAACCAAATAGTCCACTAATACTCCATAGTGACTTAGGCTGTCAGTATACAAGCTACGCTTTCAAAGAATACATAGAAAAAACCAAAATAATCTCTCATTCTTTTAGTGCAAAGGGATGCCCTTATGATAATGCATGTATAGAATCTTTCCATGCCTCTTTAAAGAAAGAGGAAGTTCACCTAGTTAAATACTTAGACTATGACACTGCAAGGTTAGCTATATTTGAATATATAGAATCCTGGTACAACAGAAAAAGGATTCATAGTAGTATTGGGTATATATCTCCACAAAAATGTGAAGAGTTGGCTAGAAAGATTTCATAA
- a CDS encoding DUF4158 domain-containing protein gives MKRNWQIRFPNNKNEIPNAVIDYIAKQLNIDSKIFDGYDLNKRSYFYHKSQIREYFGFREATAADGDKVKDFLIENILYLEMNYERLKVEALNKFKLLHIEPPTIDRLERIIKSAIHTYEIKFFKETYSKSPTSSVDKMDT, from the coding sequence ATGAAAAGAAATTGGCAAATAAGGTTTCCAAATAACAAAAATGAGATACCAAACGCTGTTATAGATTATATTGCAAAGCAATTAAATATTGATAGTAAAATATTTGATGGATATGATTTGAATAAGAGATCATACTTTTATCACAAATCTCAAATACGTGAATATTTTGGTTTCCGTGAAGCTACAGCTGCTGATGGAGATAAAGTAAAAGATTTCTTAATAGAAAATATACTATACTTAGAAATGAATTATGAACGATTGAAAGTCGAAGCTCTAAATAAATTTAAGCTACTTCATATTGAACCACCTACTATTGATCGTCTTGAACGTATCATCAAATCTGCAATCCATACATATGAAATTAAATTCTTTAAAGAAACCTATAGTAAAAGTCCAACTTCATCTGTTGATAAGATGGATACTTAA
- a CDS encoding CHAP domain-containing protein: MYYNAGYAGQCTWFCWGRAHEKTGKRLTFHGTNSGGQWYKNINTSNVTKRSDSLGPVTNSICSCSAQTTSAGHVIFVELVDGDTVYYTEANANGDNKISRDDGIVKKCSKSSFPPRRKAYGYIVL, translated from the coding sequence ATGTATTATAATGCTGGTTATGCAGGACAATGTACTTGGTTCTGCTGGGGAAGAGCTCATGAAAAGACAGGAAAAAGATTAACTTTCCATGGTACTAATAGTGGTGGCCAATGGTATAAAAATATTAATACATCTAATGTAACAAAAAGATCTGATAGTTTGGGACCAGTTACAAACTCCATTTGTTCGTGCTCAGCACAAACAACATCAGCTGGCCATGTTATATTTGTAGAACTTGTTGATGGTGATACAGTATATTATACTGAGGCTAATGCAAATGGTGATAATAAAATTTCGAGGGATGATGGAATTGTGAAAAAATGTTCTAAAAGTAGTTTTCCTCCAAGAAGGAAAGCTTATGGATATATCGTATTGTAA
- a CDS encoding transposase, which yields MGRGLWSRGYYIGTAKAVSSETIQKYIQTQKNV from the coding sequence TTGGGGCGTGGCTTATGGAGTAGAGGATATTATATTGGTACTGCTAAAGCAGTATCTTCTGAAACCATTCAAAAATATATCCAAACCCAAAAGAATGTTTAA
- the tnpA gene encoding IS200/IS605 family transposase has protein sequence MSLKNTKNKTISHSKYNINYYIVFCPKYRHNIFKDELEYELLKCFKVICHCYDYELTPQEIMPDHVHLFISAPPIVAPVDIVRKLKSISANEIFKGFPKLK, from the coding sequence ATGTCATTGAAAAATACAAAAAACAAGACAATAAGTCACAGTAAATATAACATCAATTATTATATTGTTTTCTGTCCTAAGTATCGTCATAATATTTTTAAAGACGAATTAGAATATGAATTATTAAAATGTTTTAAAGTAATATGCCATTGTTATGATTACGAACTTACCCCACAAGAGATAATGCCTGACCATGTCCATCTTTTCATATCTGCTCCACCAATTGTTGCACCAGTAGATATAGTTAGAAAACTAAAAAGTATATCTGCTAATGAGATATTTAAAGGCTTCCCCAAGTTAAAATAA
- a CDS encoding RNA-guided endonuclease InsQ/TnpB family protein, giving the protein MKLSFKFKPSFTIKQLNIIEELSFHTTKLYNIVNYELRENGFKSYVDIEKMFKSNWHCDFLHSHTRQQTFKVLEQNWKSYFTSIKDFKANPHKYNGLPKPPKFKNIQNRKNEIIFTNLAIRFKENTLMLSLSKAIQKMFEVESLNFEVSNKLQSLINFNKLQQVRIKWDNSLKQWYLIIIYNKQELEPVNNTNIMAIDLGLDNLATLTFKDGNETYLFCGKKLKGINAFVNKKIAYYQSIEMKKIGSDKFKNTKMINSLRRYRNNYVNDYLHKTSKNIINKALEHKVKKIVIGKIKGIKQNMNYNKSFVQIPI; this is encoded by the coding sequence ATGAAGTTATCGTTTAAATTTAAGCCAAGTTTTACAATCAAACAGTTAAATATTATAGAAGAATTATCTTTTCATACAACAAAACTTTACAACATAGTTAATTATGAATTGAGAGAAAATGGTTTTAAATCTTATGTAGATATAGAAAAAATGTTTAAATCTAATTGGCACTGTGATTTTCTTCATAGTCATACAAGACAACAAACTTTCAAAGTATTAGAGCAAAATTGGAAATCATATTTTACAAGTATTAAAGATTTTAAAGCAAATCCACATAAGTATAATGGATTACCTAAACCACCTAAATTTAAAAATATACAGAACAGAAAAAATGAAATTATATTTACAAATCTGGCTATTAGATTTAAAGAAAATACATTAATGTTATCTCTTTCTAAAGCAATTCAAAAAATGTTTGAGGTAGAGAGTTTAAATTTTGAAGTTTCTAATAAACTTCAAAGCCTTATAAACTTTAATAAATTGCAACAAGTAAGAATAAAGTGGGATAATTCTTTAAAACAATGGTATTTGATTATAATATACAATAAGCAGGAATTAGAGCCAGTAAACAATACTAATATTATGGCTATTGATTTAGGTTTGGATAATCTTGCTACACTAACTTTTAAAGATGGAAATGAAACTTATCTTTTTTGTGGTAAAAAACTAAAAGGCATTAATGCTTTTGTAAACAAGAAAATTGCTTATTATCAAAGCATTGAAATGAAAAAAATAGGTTCTGATAAGTTTAAAAACACTAAAATGATTAATTCATTAAGAAGATATAGAAATAATTATGTTAATGATTATCTTCATAAAACAAGCAAAAATATTATAAATAAAGCATTAGAGCATAAGGTGAAGAAGATAGTTATAGGTAAAATTAAGGGTATCAAACAAAATATGAATTACAATAAATCTTTTGTTCAAATACCAATTTAA
- a CDS encoding Fic family protein, which yields MEGFFKRIEEKKKLLDSHRPLPEYTVKSIRESLLLEWTYNSNAIEGNTLTLMETKVVLEGITVGGKTLREHLEIVNHKEAILYVEEIVQNKESLSEWQIKNIHRLVLKGISDKYAGTYRDQDVIISGATHTPPNFLSVPEEMKKLITWYKTDAQKLHPIERAAYLHGIFVGIHPFIDGNGRTARLLLNLELMKNGYPPIVIRNENRIDYYNSLDKANSTDDYTDFIKLVAVEVERSLDLYLNLIKRTDS from the coding sequence ATGGAGGGATTCTTTAAAAGAATAGAAGAAAAAAAGAAATTATTAGATAGTCATAGACCACTTCCAGAATATACAGTAAAGAGTATTCGAGAAAGTCTATTACTGGAATGGACATATAATTCAAATGCTATAGAAGGCAATACGCTTACCCTTATGGAAACAAAAGTTGTCCTAGAAGGAATTACGGTAGGTGGAAAAACTTTAAGAGAACATTTAGAAATAGTTAATCATAAAGAAGCTATTTTGTATGTTGAAGAAATCGTACAAAATAAAGAATCATTAAGTGAATGGCAAATTAAAAATATACATAGATTAGTTTTAAAAGGAATATCTGATAAGTATGCTGGGACATATAGAGATCAAGATGTGATCATAAGTGGTGCAACACATACACCACCAAATTTTTTAAGTGTTCCAGAAGAGATGAAGAAGCTAATTACTTGGTATAAAACAGATGCGCAGAAACTTCATCCAATAGAAAGAGCAGCATATCTACATGGGATCTTCGTAGGTATTCATCCTTTTATAGATGGAAATGGTAGAACTGCTAGACTTTTATTGAATTTAGAACTTATGAAAAACGGATATCCACCAATTGTAATTCGAAATGAAAACAGAATAGATTATTATAATTCATTAGATAAAGCAAATAGTACTGATGATTATACAGACTTTATAAAATTAGTGGCAGTAGAAGTTGAACGTAGCTTAGATCTTTATCTGAATCTTATTAAAAGAACCGATTCTTAA
- a CDS encoding aminotransferase class I/II-fold pyridoxal phosphate-dependent enzyme, with the protein MLSNQNKTPLFDALKAYHERGVIPFDVPGHKHGNGIPEFAEFVGKKVLEIDVNSMKPLDNISNPISVIKEAEELMANAYWADHSFFIVNGTSSAVQAMIMSVCQPGDKIILPRNAHKSAINGLILSGALPVYIQPETNEELGIAMGVSVDSVERAIAKNPDAKAVFIINPTYYGAVSDLENIVKLAHKHGMAVLVDEAHGAHFRFSNDLPMEAMELGADMAAVSLHKTGGSLTQSSVLLLNEGLIDKNTVKTILNLTQTTSASYLLMSSLDVARKMLATKGDTVLSKILELTREARDQINKIDGLYAFGKELIGTPGVFSFDETKLGVNVTGLGLTGFEVYDILRDEYNIQVELGDVLNILAIVSVGDTEESLKALVDALKDISEKYRGSKKTQIKYAKIALENPEVIVSPRNAFYTRKKFIKLEEAEGEISGESIMAYPPGIPIVTPGERISKEMIHYINFLKSQHSMLTDSQDPYVEKIKVLGL; encoded by the coding sequence ATGTTATCGAATCAAAATAAAACGCCGTTATTTGATGCTTTAAAAGCTTATCATGAAAGAGGGGTAATTCCATTTGATGTACCAGGTCATAAGCATGGAAATGGAATACCTGAGTTTGCTGAATTTGTTGGAAAAAAGGTATTAGAAATAGATGTTAATTCTATGAAGCCACTTGATAATATTAGTAATCCGATAAGTGTTATAAAAGAAGCTGAGGAATTAATGGCAAATGCTTATTGGGCAGACCATTCCTTTTTTATTGTAAATGGTACTTCATCTGCAGTACAGGCTATGATTATGAGTGTATGTCAGCCCGGAGATAAAATTATCCTACCTAGAAATGCCCATAAATCAGCGATAAATGGACTTATATTAAGTGGAGCTTTGCCTGTTTATATACAGCCAGAAACTAATGAAGAGCTTGGGATTGCTATGGGAGTATCTGTAGATAGTGTAGAGAGAGCAATTGCAAAAAACCCAGATGCGAAAGCAGTATTTATAATTAATCCAACATATTACGGAGCTGTTTCAGACCTTGAAAATATTGTAAAGCTTGCTCATAAGCATGGAATGGCTGTTTTAGTAGATGAAGCTCATGGTGCACATTTTCGTTTTTCTAATGATCTTCCAATGGAAGCTATGGAATTAGGAGCAGATATGGCTGCTGTAAGTCTTCATAAAACTGGAGGTTCTCTAACGCAAAGTTCAGTTTTATTATTAAATGAAGGTTTAATTGATAAAAATACTGTGAAAACTATATTGAATTTAACACAGACTACTAGTGCTTCTTATCTTTTAATGTCAAGCTTAGATGTAGCTAGAAAAATGCTTGCGACTAAAGGGGATACAGTACTGTCTAAAATATTAGAGCTTACAAGGGAAGCTAGAGATCAAATCAATAAGATAGATGGACTTTATGCTTTTGGAAAAGAATTAATCGGAACGCCTGGTGTTTTTAGCTTTGATGAAACAAAATTAGGAGTAAATGTTACGGGGCTGGGTTTGACAGGATTTGAGGTTTATGACATATTAAGAGATGAATATAATATTCAAGTTGAGCTTGGAGACGTTTTAAATATCCTTGCGATTGTAAGCGTAGGAGATACGGAGGAATCACTTAAAGCATTGGTCGATGCTTTAAAGGATATCAGTGAAAAATATAGAGGAAGTAAAAAAACTCAAATAAAATATGCAAAGATTGCTCTAGAAAATCCAGAAGTGATAGTTTCTCCTAGGAATGCTTTTTATACAAGAAAGAAATTTATAAAATTAGAGGAAGCCGAAGGAGAAATAAGTGGAGAATCTATTATGGCTTATCCGCCAGGAATCCCTATTGTTACACCGGGTGAAAGAATTAGCAAAGAAATGATTCATTATATCAATTTCTTAAAAAGTCAGCATAGTATGTTGACAGATTCACAAGACCCTTATGTAGAGAAAATTAAAGTTTTGGGGTTGTAA
- a CDS encoding helix-turn-helix domain-containing protein, giving the protein MDIGRKLKALRNLNGLTQEELATRTDLTKGFISQIERNLTSPSIATLMDILEALGTDIKRFFSESEETKVVYRKDEVISSENEKLGYTIDWLISNAQKNSMEPILMTIESGGKSNIEKPHEGEEFGYVLSGSIYVCLGDKKYKVNKGESFYFKSHKEHYLENSLKRKAIVLWVSCPPSF; this is encoded by the coding sequence ATGGATATTGGTAGGAAGCTAAAGGCTCTTAGAAATTTAAATGGTTTAACCCAAGAAGAGTTGGCTACAAGGACAGATCTTACAAAGGGATTTATTTCTCAAATAGAAAGAAATTTAACTTCTCCTTCTATAGCAACTTTGATGGATATTCTTGAAGCACTAGGCACAGATATTAAGAGGTTCTTTAGTGAATCAGAAGAAACAAAGGTTGTTTATAGAAAGGATGAAGTTATATCTAGTGAAAATGAAAAACTAGGATATACTATTGACTGGTTGATTTCAAATGCACAAAAAAACAGTATGGAACCTATCCTTATGACTATAGAAAGTGGTGGGAAAAGCAATATTGAAAAGCCTCATGAAGGGGAAGAATTTGGATATGTCTTATCTGGCAGTATATATGTGTGTCTTGGAGATAAGAAATATAAAGTAAATAAAGGGGAAAGCTTTTATTTCAAATCCCATAAAGAGCATTATTTAGAGAATAGCTTAAAAAGAAAGGCTATTGTGTTATGGGTATCCTGTCCACCTTCATTCTAA
- the speE gene encoding polyamine aminopropyltransferase — MELWYTENYTDTVKFSIKVKEQLYTKTSQFQQIDVFDTYEFGKLLTIDGLVMITEKDEFIYHDMITHVPMATNPNIKSVLVIGGGDGGTVRELTRYKTIEKIDMVEIDKVVVDASREHFQITACKLDDERVSLYFEDGIKFVEGKENIYDLIIVDSTDPIGPGEGLFTTEFYRNCYKALTEEGILVNQNESPYYEADAKEMIRASKKIKNIFPIAEVYQAHIPTYPSGHWLFGFASKKLHPVKDLDAQKWNDLGLKTKYYNTDLHVGAFALPNYVKEMIETGAF; from the coding sequence ATGGAATTATGGTATACAGAAAACTATACAGATACTGTTAAATTTTCAATTAAGGTAAAAGAACAGCTTTATACAAAAACTAGTCAATTTCAACAGATTGATGTTTTTGATACATATGAATTTGGAAAGCTACTTACAATAGATGGACTTGTTATGATTACAGAAAAAGATGAATTTATTTATCATGATATGATTACTCACGTGCCAATGGCAACAAACCCAAATATCAAAAGTGTTTTGGTTATTGGTGGTGGAGATGGAGGAACAGTTAGAGAACTTACTAGATATAAAACAATAGAAAAGATTGATATGGTTGAGATAGATAAAGTAGTTGTAGATGCTTCAAGAGAGCATTTTCAGATTACTGCATGTAAATTAGATGATGAAAGAGTAAGTCTTTATTTTGAAGATGGCATCAAATTTGTAGAAGGAAAAGAAAATATATATGATCTAATCATTGTAGATTCAACAGATCCTATAGGACCTGGAGAAGGACTTTTTACAACAGAATTTTATAGAAATTGTTACAAAGCATTAACAGAAGAAGGTATTCTTGTAAATCAAAATGAAAGTCCTTATTATGAAGCTGATGCAAAAGAAATGATTAGAGCAAGCAAAAAGATCAAAAATATTTTTCCGATTGCAGAAGTATATCAAGCGCATATTCCAACTTATCCTTCTGGACATTGGTTATTTGGGTTTGCATCTAAAAAGCTTCATCCAGTAAAAGATCTTGATGCACAAAAATGGAATGACTTAGGATTAAAAACAAAATATTACAATACAGATCTTCATGTAGGTGCTTTTGCACTTCCTAATTATGTTAAGGAGATGATTGAAACTGGAGCGTTTTAA
- the speB gene encoding agmatinase, which yields MERFKNILTFLGFDNEYKDSKIVVFGSPFDGTTSFRPGTRFAPSIMRNESYGLETYSPYLDKDLEDISVFDAGDLDFPFGNTKKVLDMIRDFTAELVEDGKIPVMIGGEHLVTLPAVEAVYKKYKDLYILHFDAHTDLREDYLGEKLSHATVMRRIWDFIGDNRIYQFGIRSGEKYEFEWAKEHTRLTKFNCNGLKEAVKDIGDRPVYVTIDLDILDPSVFPGTGTIEPGGISFHAMMEVISMIKDLNIVGADVVELSPHYDASGASTAVACKILRELVLAIE from the coding sequence CTGGAGCGTTTTAAAAATATTTTAACTTTTTTAGGATTTGATAATGAATATAAAGATTCAAAAATAGTTGTTTTTGGGAGTCCTTTTGATGGGACAACATCCTTTAGACCGGGAACAAGATTTGCACCAAGCATTATGAGAAATGAGTCTTATGGATTAGAAACATATAGTCCATATTTAGATAAAGATTTAGAAGATATTTCTGTATTTGATGCAGGTGATTTAGATTTTCCTTTTGGAAATACAAAAAAGGTACTAGACATGATTAGAGATTTTACAGCAGAGCTTGTAGAAGATGGTAAAATACCTGTAATGATTGGTGGGGAGCATCTTGTAACATTACCAGCTGTAGAAGCTGTGTATAAAAAGTATAAAGATTTATATATTCTACATTTTGATGCGCATACAGATTTAAGAGAGGATTATTTGGGAGAGAAGCTGTCTCATGCAACTGTAATGAGGAGAATTTGGGATTTTATTGGGGACAATAGAATCTACCAGTTTGGAATAAGATCAGGAGAAAAATATGAATTTGAGTGGGCGAAAGAGCATACAAGGTTAACAAAGTTCAATTGTAATGGGTTAAAGGAAGCAGTAAAAGATATAGGAGATAGACCTGTATATGTAACCATTGATTTAGATATTCTAGATCCTTCTGTTTTCCCAGGAACAGGGACTATTGAACCAGGAGGAATATCTTTTCATGCTATGATGGAAGTAATAAGTATGATTAAAGATCTAAACATTGTAGGAGCTGATGTTGTAGAGCTTTCCCCTCATTACGATGCGAGCGGTGCTTCAACAGCAGTGGCTTGTAAGATTCTTAGAGAATTGGTGTTAGCTATTGAGTGA
- a CDS encoding dihydroorotase, with translation MKTLIKGGWVIDPSQKINEPLDLLIEHGKIIKIEKNIQVENKKVIDASGKYIVPGLIDMHVHFREPGFEKKETIKTGALSAVAGGFTSVVCMPNTSPVIDNVHTIDYIKEKAKDAACNIYFMGSITKDLEGKILTPYKALINEGIVGITDDGKTVMNTRVMYEAMEEAKNLDLLVSTHCEDIDMVYDRSINRGEISKQLNLEGIPPLAEEVIISRDIFLAEKIGAKVHIQHISTKNGVQLVREAKKKGVNISCEAAPHHFTLTDKEILKKGSSAKMSPPLRTAEDVEAIKEGLLDGTIDLIATDHAPHTKADKDKNLVEAANGIIGLETALGLALTELVHKGSMTLEALVKKMSYNPAKLLDIPKGTLKLGSDADVTIIDIEKEWVVDKEQFYSKARNTPFDGWKLKGKAVMTIVGGEIKYIERSIL, from the coding sequence ATGAAAACCTTAATAAAAGGAGGATGGGTTATAGACCCATCTCAAAAGATCAATGAACCTTTAGATTTATTGATTGAACATGGAAAAATAATAAAAATAGAAAAAAATATTCAAGTGGAAAATAAAAAGGTCATTGATGCTAGTGGTAAATATATTGTACCCGGGCTTATTGATATGCATGTACATTTTCGTGAACCGGGGTTTGAAAAAAAGGAAACAATTAAGACAGGAGCTTTGTCTGCAGTAGCTGGAGGCTTTACAAGTGTTGTATGTATGCCTAATACAAGTCCTGTGATTGATAATGTTCATACGATAGATTATATAAAAGAAAAGGCAAAAGATGCAGCTTGTAATATATACTTTATGGGAAGCATTACAAAAGATTTAGAAGGAAAAATTCTAACTCCTTATAAAGCTTTAATCAATGAAGGTATTGTTGGTATTACAGACGATGGTAAGACTGTTATGAACACTAGAGTTATGTATGAAGCAATGGAAGAGGCAAAAAACTTAGATCTTTTAGTGAGTACTCATTGTGAAGATATAGATATGGTTTATGATCGATCTATAAATAGAGGTGAAATATCAAAACAATTAAATTTAGAAGGTATTCCTCCTTTAGCAGAGGAAGTGATTATTTCAAGGGATATTTTCTTAGCAGAAAAAATAGGAGCTAAGGTTCATATTCAACATATTTCTACAAAAAATGGAGTACAGCTTGTAAGAGAGGCAAAGAAAAAAGGAGTCAATATATCTTGTGAAGCTGCCCCACATCATTTTACCTTGACTGATAAGGAGATATTAAAAAAGGGAAGCAGTGCAAAAATGAGTCCTCCTTTAAGAACAGCAGAAGATGTAGAAGCTATAAAGGAAGGTTTGTTAGATGGAACTATTGATTTGATTGCAACGGATCATGCACCTCATACGAAAGCAGATAAAGATAAAAATTTAGTAGAAGCTGCTAATGGTATTATAGGACTTGAAACAGCTTTAGGATTAGCACTTACCGAGCTTGTTCATAAAGGAAGCATGACACTTGAAGCTTTGGTAAAAAAGATGAGCTATAATCCAGCAAAGCTATTGGATATTCCAAAGGGTACATTAAAGCTTGGTAGCGATGCAGATGTTACAATAATCGATATTGAAAAGGAATGGGTTGTTGATAAAGAACAATTTTATTCAAAAGCAAGGAATACACCGTTTGATGGATGGAAATTAAAAGGAAAAGCTGTGATGACAATAGTCGGTGGTGAAATAAAATATATAGAAAGAAGTATATTATAA
- a CDS encoding DUF5320 domain-containing protein, whose product MPRLDGTGPMGMGAGTGRRRGNCNIYNDSVRYNRGYGRGLGLCRWIGSEKEFLERRKEILENELEAIKDRLNKDTGKSEA is encoded by the coding sequence ATGCCAAGATTAGATGGAACAGGACCAATGGGAATGGGTGCAGGAACTGGAAGAAGAAGAGGTAATTGTAATATTTATAATGATTCAGTAAGATATAACAGAGGTTATGGAAGAGGTTTAGGACTATGTAGATGGATAGGAAGTGAAAAAGAGTTTCTTGAAAGAAGAAAAGAAATTCTTGAAAATGAACTTGAAGCAATAAAGGACAGATTAAATAAAGATACTGGCAAAAGTGAAGCATAA